The genome window cgaatttgaaaatgagttgGGTTAGTGAGCCATGCTCTGATGTTTAGTTTGGGAATAATGctcttaaaataattatttttgaagttgagaTGTTAAACAAATTGCCCAATTGTGGCCTGTAATTTAAAAgtaaagctttttttaatacaaatcaTACCCACAATCTTCAGAAAAGGTCGACCTTCATAATTGTTAATTACAAAACTTACAAGCACTGTctttttttactaattttcaattatctgTTGCATTCTCGATGTTCATCAATCAACCTTTCTTCTAACACTTCCATATAGTTTCCGACAAGACAAAAACTCTTCTACGGAAGCCCTTTTTGGCATGTTCCTGTGGTCGCCGGCGTCAATTGAAACCCTCTTGAATTTCGATTTCATTTTGCATAAATGTCATCAGTGTCTGATTCTCTGACGTCCCTCTGAAATTGAGAGATGCCATGGTTTTTTGCTGCAGGCTTCTTCTTTGCTTCCAACCTTGCGCACCAtaccatttttttgtaatcgtATGTACTCATTGTAGGCGTGCCGTTTGACGCCGCCCACATTCTGCCGACACGACACCCATTGCAAATGTGCCTCTATAAAAGGCAGTTGAAGACGTAAGGCGAAAACCATAACGCTTCTATCCCTAAATCCTCTTCTTCTACAACTTCTTCGTCATCTTTTTAGTGATTCGTTCCTTACATTTCTTCcaatctcattttttcatcttcatcaaCTGTCCGACGGCATTACATAATAAACTTCCCATATCTCGATTCATTTCATTTCgcattgtttttattttcagaatgagaTTCTCATTCGCCTTGGCAGTATTAGTAGTTGCTGTTTATGCGGCACCTCTTCCTCTTGTGTGagttctattttttcaacttcccTTACCTTCCCATAATTTTATGTCTTCAGTGAAAAGATCAAACGTACTCTAGACTTCCTCAAAAAAGCTAAAACAATTGGAGAATATGCCATTAATACGGTAGGTCTTCTAAtcattttttacatatttgattcattttcttatttttttagcCAACGGGAATCTTTCCTATCAAGGACATTAATGATGATAACTTccttgatattttcaaattccgtccagaaattgaaaaattgagacaaGAAGAGCGAGATAATGCAGCTGCTGCTGCTAAATCCACTGATGCTGCTGTTAATTCGGCTTCAGTTGATACTGGATACGGAGATGGTGCTGTTGCTGGTGAGTTTGAACAAAAAGCAGTTTGGCATTTATGTTCTTATCTTCAACGTTTATAGATGTTGCCGCTCCAGGCCCAGAGCCAACGCCAGCAACTGCACCAGAAGGAGCTGCTGAACCAGTTCCAACTGCCGTCGAAGGATCGGGATCGGTTGAAGGATCTGGAATTCCAGATGAGGTTGCCACAACTGTAGCAGCTGACTCTGGTAGTGGAGATGCTCCAGCTTCAGACAACTCAGTCACTGAAACTTTAACTGCAACAGAGCCAGCTATTATTCTTCCACCACCTGCagagccaaaaaaaataattccaccGGCCAGTGGATACGTCACATCGGAACAAGAACAGGGAGCAGGAGATGCCCCAGAACCTGCACCAGTTGTAGAAGAGACTCCAGCTCCAACTCCAGCTGCCGAGGAGACTCCAGCTCCAGCTACAGAAGCCTCGAATGCTGTAGGAACTCCGGAAGGATATGTTGATGGTACTGCTAACGCTGCATCAGCAGTAGCTGAGCCAGCTGTAGAGACCCCAGCCCCAGCTCCGGCCGCCGAAGAGACCCCAGCTCCAGCTACATCCTCTGAAGAAGCTCCAGCACCAGCACCAACTGCCGAGGAGACACCTGCTCCAGAAACAGTTTCAGCGGCACCAGAGGCTGCTAACTCATATGATTCTGCCGGAGGAGATGCTGCAACAGCACCTGCCCCATCCAGTGAAGCTGCTGATGCTGCTGCTCCAACTGACTCTGCTGCTTCCGCTGACACTACTGCTGCACTAGTAGACACCTCTTCTTCAGAACATGCAGCAGAATCAACTGAAGCTCCTGCAACCGATATCGCAGCTACAGAAACAACCCCTGCTCCATCTGTACCAGCACCAGTAGCAGACGCTGCCGCAGGATATGATTCTCCATCAAGTATTCCAGAGGAAACCCCAGCACCAGCTGCCGAAGATACACCAGCTCCAGCTTCAGCCGCCGCCGAGGAGACACcggctccagctccagctgcCGAAGAAACGCCTGCCCCAGAAACTGCTTCAGCTGCCCCAGATGCTGCTGGCGGAGCAGCACCAGCTGACGTCGCGGCACCTGCCGATGTAGCCACTACCGCACCAGAAACATCATCCGCTCAATCAGCAGCTGGATCTTATGATGTTCCTTCTGAGCCAGCAAGTGAAGTCACCGCTCCAATTGTTGAATCAGCCACCGAGGCTCCTTCGGATTCTGCTGCTCCAATTGGACCTGCTGCTTCTGAACCTGCACCTGCACCAATTGAAGCCCCAGCAACTGATGCCGCAACTTTGGAAACCGCCCCTGCTCCAGCTGCCGAACCAGCACCAGCAGCTGAAGCTGCCGCAGGATATGATGCACCATCGAGCGTACCAGAGGAGACACCAGCCCCAGCTCCAGCCGCCGACGAGACACCAGCTCCAGCTCCTGCTGCAGAAGAGAccccagctccagctccagctgcCGAGGAGAcaccagctccagctccagccgCCGAAGAAACACCAGCTACAGCTCCAGCTGCTGAAGAGAccccagctccagctccagccgCCGACGAGACACCAGCCCCAGCTCCAGCTGCAGAAGAGAccccagctccagctccagctgTCGAAGAGAccccagctccagctccagccgTCGAGGAGAcaccagctccagctccagccgCCGAAGAAACTCCTGCCCCCGCTCCAGCCGCTGCAGAATATGCAGCTCCAGTCGCCGAAGAGACACCAGCACCAGCTCCAGCCGCCGAAGAGACACCAGCACCAGCTCAAGCCGCTGAAGAGACACCAGCACCAGCTCCAGCCGCTGAAGAGACACCAGCGTCAGCTCCAGCCGCTGAAGAGACACCAGCACCAGCTCCAGCCGCCGAAGAGGCCCCAGCTCCAGCTCCGGCCGCTCCAGAAACTCCAGCACCAGCAGCCGAAGGTGCTGCTGCTCCAGCGCCAATTGTTTCGAGTGGATATGATGCCGCCCAAAGCACCGATACCGTTGTCGCCTCATCTGCTCCAGCCACATCTTCTGATGCATCAGGAGCTACGAACTACGAAGGGCAACAATTTGCCATTCAAGCCGCTCGAAAGAAAGTCCGACGTGCTGCCTTCGTTGGCTGGGGTCGTGCGTGAGCAAGTTAGCCGTTCAATATCGCCGAATCTCTTCAATTTCACCCCATCTCATCACATCATTCTTTCCATTCCCAAGCTCACCATTTGTTGTACATTCGTTGTTCAAATaaacttatttattttcttttaaacaCGAGAAAAgtcattttgttttgtttaatGAAAGCATATTGAATTGAAAGCATTTTCCATATTTATACAAGACAGCCATAATAAGTGATTAcagaggaaaagaaaaagaaggacaGCTCGGCGGTTcggttttaaaatcaaaaacccgTCAAATAAACTAAGTTAAAGTTGAACAAGAAGTTGAAgccaaaaacaattaatcTTCTAATAACTTGCTAGCTGGTTCATCTATAAAGACATCGTCGTCATCTTtgaaaagctctgaaaaaattgtttttagactttcaattttatttaaaatttttaacagtaatttgaaaaaaaaactaacttttgttgaaaaatggcaaGGAAAGGAAAACCAAAATATGGCCGGAAATGTACGCAATGAAGAGAATATCCAGCCATGTGTGAGAGATAAATGTTTTGTTCACCTTCTCCCAacacatctgaaaataaaaactatttctaaaaataactaTAATTAATTAGTTATGAGTTCATCACAAATACTGCAAAAACACCAATCATTCCTTCACTCGAAACATGCGTCAATCACAGGGGAAATATGTTGaggaataagaagaagaagaaaacgatTAATCtgaatttaaagaaaaccACAACAAAGCATGCTCACAGTCACTTCAGCAACCTCTTGATCATCATCTGATTCACAATCGAATGCTTCTTCCAGTTCTGTGATATagatttcttctttttcagctcCTTCAAAGTGAGTATGAAAATGCTTGGACGCAGCTCCGCCATCAGTCCAAGCCCAGAATACTGCTATTCCAAGAACGACAACGTAGACTGCAATAACCAAGAACATCACCCAAGCCAGTTTACGACGAACCAAACACTGAAATCAGGGAAGAAtctgtttttttgcaaatgaaTACCCAATCGCaaatactaaattttcagttaaaattcaGAACGTAATGATAATCCTTGTATATCATAAATTCGATCAAAAGTCTCAGataattttaatcaatttcaaCAGAATGGCCTATTTGGACATACAGAGCATTCTTGAGTGAAACTTGTCAATTCTATCAAACTCGAAagtttgaggaaaaattgaaagaaacaaACAATTAATTAGATTGATTtaggtaatttttaaaaattcaaaaagactaacaaaaatacttttctTTTATAGTTAACTTACCAAGTGACTTGGATTTCCCTTCTTATCATTAAAATCAAAGAACTGTGGAATCATCACAAAAATGCAAAGTATCACTCCGATTGCTGAAATGACCCAAAGAAAGAGCATTTGTAATTTGTACTGAAACGATCCAAATTATTATTCTTCCACATCCTCAGAACCTACCACTTCcagaatttctttttcttctggTGACCAGTCAAATCCTGGTTTGTTCTTCTTAACCGTATCATCAAAAATCCTTAAAAAGTTAAACTAGAacactatttaaaaaatttcgggaaCAAACCTATATGCAATTGGAAGAATAAGAGCTGCTGATTTGTAATAAGCTTCTGATATGGCAAGTACAAAAGCAGAATAAACGAATTCGCAGAACAAAAATACTAGAACTGGATATTTGTAGTATGGTGGGAACAGTTTTGCTACATAGCCCATTTTTCCTGGAAAGTtttaaagttggaaaataTGAAGATGAATACCGATTCGAATCAAAAATGAGTTAAAAAGAGacagaaagaaaaatgcaaatcagTCAAAATGGGGGACGAGAAAATTGATGATAACACGGGTGGGAAAACGGCGGAAAAAGTGTGTACGGTGGGTATTTATGTACACACAATTGAGACTGAATAACATGCTGATGTTTATTGATTTGATTTCTCAGGAAGGAGGAGCGGATTCAAgtgttttggaagttttttagGTTGCAAGGAGACGATTTTCTATCTCGTTTTAAGCCACCCATAACCAGTAATTTTTTGGTATGGTGTAGTATGTGATCTACCCAATtcaccttgttttttttttgtttctaactGAATAACTCGTCCTTTTTCTGGTCGAGCAAGAAAGCTGAGaatttattaaatgaaaattttgaaggcaAAGAATTAAACTTCATTTAAAGTGGAAGAAATTGGATTTGactgaaacagtatttttgtGGAAACTTCTAAAGTGTCACTTGTAAGGAATctcatgaaaaaaatgtccaGCGGAATAATcaagttggaaatttcaaattatgatTGTAGGCTTGGCATTTTTACGAAATTGAAAGTACAGTCCACCTTCAAAACATAATCCCTTTTCAACAatcataaatatttgaaaatactcGCATAATGTTTTGGCACGCTCGAAAACGTTGAGCTGATTGGCAGGAAAACAGACAGATAAGCGGATAAAAAAACGGTTCGTAGAAAGTTGaattttatcataaaattgaaaaattacgtGATTATGAGGAAAACCAACTCTTATATCAAAGATGCATgtcatttttatcaaaaatcacatGTAAATAAGAAATACGCCTACggaaaaaagtctgaaaacgGGAGTACGGTTTGATAAACTGATGTATTGGTATCAAATCAACCAACAACAAGTACCTATTGACGACTGCTACATCGATCTAAACAGTGATATCGAGAGAAGAAAAGATGAAACTTTGAATGAGAGAAATGGAAAACAGAGAATGGATAGACAACAACGGTCATTACATGAACATTATGGTCATTGAAAAAAGGTTCATGTTAGGttcggataatttttgattttttggaaaagaaacaATGCAGTGAACTTGAAGTAATATTGTGGTAATGAGCAAGTAAACCAAtgattcgaaacaaaaaagttattttggAATATACTtgaagtttagttttttttatgtttgataatttttaattttgccaaaataacATGACATTGTTAATCTAATTCAAAAACCAAGCTTTAGGCACAAAACTTCTTCCCACCGGGTAGGTGACATACGCCTAACCtccaaaatacatttgaactttttaattgGAATAACTAAAGTAAATCTACACTTGCAAACAAGAAACACTGTAATTTACgttgaaatgcaaaaaaaaaacgacaggCGTGCACTTACGCCTCATggcatgcctgcctaccatatGCACATTGATAAAAACAATATTCCAAAACATTTAATTAGAAATCCGTAATTTGTCAACGGATGTTGTTTTTAagatagttttaaaaaacttacctCCCGAAATTTATAAGAgtggaaaaaatacaataaacaAGTTTTAGGGTaacatgcaattttttaaatcattcaGGTTTAATTATTTAACTTACAATTAGAGAAACATCTTAAAATAGTCTCACAAATAACAATGACATGCGAATGTAAAACAGAAAGTAAATAAACTTCCCGTTTTGTCTGTTATcacttctaaaaattatatttgtatATTCAACCATCAAATGGTCATTACTACTATCAGTTGAATTGTcattttctctgtttctctaTGTCTCTAACATTTTTAATCCGTTTCTCGGGTTTCCTCGTTGTTATCAGCCAATAATTCTAGAAGTCAAACCAGCTCAATAGAGGAACTGATAACACAAAAAGCTTCTCCTATTTCCGATACCTATAgttcatatttgaaaattacaataaaatttaaagaaagaagaaagtgTAGAGAgggaaaaaacatgaaaaaacataaaacaacaagtaataaatgaagaaaaagaagaaagaattCATCCAAAATTGGTGGACAAGTCGAGTTCCGTTTTTGAGCTCAATTTATTGTTTCGGCgtttatttcttttcttcttgtaaaagaaaaaattaacagaaacTTGggttgcacaattttttttgttagataaaaacaaggaaaaataagaaatctggcttcttttttatttcagcgCCTTTAGGGAGATTTTTTCGGATTATTCTTTTATCATGATAACCACACcgaaaaaatgagcaattatGAGACGcaggaaatcaaaaaataaatctgtgCATAATGAAATGTGTGGAGCGAcgacaaaaaaagttgatgcaGTGATATCTGAGCAACATGAGAGAAGCTCGACATCGCACTCTGTCCACCCTcgctttcagaaaaattggatttttttggaaggaaAGAGCGTTTTCCACATGATTTTCGAAGGAGAATAGGTAAAGTACGGATGTACTTGTCTGATCTGATCTGAAGCAGAATTTCATCTGATCTAttcttattattattgttcaaattttgcagactTCTGGTCATTAAGAATTGGGATTTTTCGTTTATGTCTTAGTCCGTAGAATAgcaacaattgttttttaaattggcaCAATCATCTATTTTTTGCAAGATCCCTGTAAACTTGTCCTAGTCATTTTCCAATGTACAACGTATAATAGAAAactgtattttattttttaaaaagtcaattttcaaaacttaaaacgAGTAATAATTGAACAggacttttctgaaatttttactttcaccttaatacaaaaattctgcgcaactcttttttttttaaagttttattattaaattacTTATAAAAAAGACTTCATTTAATATAGAcgtttattaatattttcaaacgaatCAAATTTTATACAAATACAAAAGTCTCCGTTTCCGGAGATTTCTTAGAAACTttaattagtgaaaatttacGCCTCCTCATATTGTTTTACCACCtgataatttgtttttgaaacttgaattgTTTGTGTCTAAAACACGACATTAACAGGTGATATTTAGAATAGTTTCAtagaattcgtttttttttgcttcgaaaatgtataattttaattttaaaacattttttctagcagtaattttttttggtattagtAATTATAGTAATTTTAGTAATTAGCAGTAATAGTATTTTTTGGtgtcaaatatttttacagaCATATCAGACAAATCAAATTAATTGTACACAAAAAGAATGAGGAGTAAcaatagaaatttttcaaagaaaaaagtaaaactgtAACGCGTCAAGAAAAGAAACAgaccaaaagttcaaaaacagAACGAAACGAAAAATGATAAAGTATGTGTTCGCCTGAAAGTGTTCCAAATGTTCATTTCAAATAAGAAACACAAACCgaggattttatttttagtggCAGCATGGTAAAAAGTGCAAATAACTGCTAGTTCTTTCACACTACAACAAGAGAATCCGAAACTGTTTAGAGCTTTTTTCTGTTTGTCCAGCGGATGTCTCGTCCCACTTCAAGGACACCGAGTTTTTGAATCTTGAACCGTATAAGAGACGCAGAGCCATGAAACTGATTCTTCCGATGGATAGTGGGGATGGATCATGAGATTTTTGGGATTTACAACTCAGGGCTGTCTGTGTCTCTAAAGATTGGTGGGTACTATCATTCAATTCACAATGATAAGTGCTCACGGACGGAAGCAGGTGGTGAATGATgagatgtgtgtgtgtgctctcCGAAGAAACAATAAGATGATTTGAAGATGAATTGATACCTTCTTCCGTCCAATTCATTGGGGGCGGCTCCATGACCACGTGTGAGTGCAGAAACGAACAAGCTAGGCAGAAGATTATGAGCAAGAATTGAGGAAAAAAGGATGAAGCACCTTTGAAGAGTGACGTCTTTTGTCGTTGTACTCTTCTTCCAATTGTGACAAATTGgcaatatttggaaaatggcATTTCGTGGAATTtagaatgaattttttgtaaaaacgaTGGTAATAGGGGGGCCTCATATATTCACAGTGGGTCTTCAAATTCTGACATTTGATAGGGTctcaaagaattttttgtgtggttttttctcaaagaGGAGTAGGACGCagaaaagaaacaataaaaatttggttttcgaaaagaaaaacagaactacagaaaaatttttaaaaatcatatttcgaGAGTTCCCATAATTTGGAATCTGTTTAAATTACTTTCAGAtcctgcaaaatttttcaaatgcctGGAGAGGTGCTTGCTGTTCACAAAATATCTTTTTCTGGTTTCTTGTAAATtcggccaaatttttttctatttttttaatatttcaggcTGAGAATGTGAATTATTAGTTCTCAAAActctattttcattttcattggTATTATTTCAAGTTCATAATACAAACTGGAAATATGACAGATTCATTCACCCGTTTCATAATTGTTTGTTTGACAAAAACCGGGACCAGATATCTAAAAcataaaaagaaaacaagtaTTCAAACAAAT of Caenorhabditis elegans chromosome II contains these proteins:
- the R12C12.9 gene encoding Lysosomal cobalamin transporter (Confirmed by transcript evidence); translated protein: MGYVAKLFPPYYKYPVLVFLFCEFVYSAFVLAISEAYYKSAALILPIAYRIFDDTVKKNKPGFDWSPEEKEILEVYKLQMLFLWVISAIGVILCIFVMIPQFFDFNDKKGNPSHLCLVRRKLAWVMFLVIAVYVVVLGIAVFWAWTDGGAASKHFHTHFEGAEKEEIYITELEEAFDCESDDDQEMCWEKVNKTFISHTWLDILFIAYISGHILVFLSLPFFNKKLFKDDDDVFIDEPASKLLED
- the ZK84.1 gene encoding Flocculation protein FLO11 (Confirmed by transcript evidence); amino-acid sequence: MRFSFALAVLVVAVYAAPLPLVEKIKRTLDFLKKAKTIGEYAINTPTGIFPIKDINDDNFLDIFKFRPEIEKLRQEERDNAAAAAKSTDAAVNSASVDTGYGDGAVADVAAPGPEPTPATAPEGAAEPVPTAVEGSGSVEGSGIPDEVATTVAADSGSGDAPASDNSVTETLTATEPAIILPPPAEPKKIIPPASGYVTSEQEQGAGDAPEPAPVVEETPAPTPAAEETPAPATEASNAVGTPEGYVDGTANAASAVAEPAVETPAPAPAAEETPAPATSSEEAPAPAPTAEETPAPETVSAAPEAANSYDSAGGDAATAPAPSSEAADAAAPTDSAASADTTAALVDTSSSEHAAESTEAPATDIAATETTPAPSVPAPVADAAAGYDSPSSIPEETPAPAAEDTPAPASAAAEETPAPAPAAEETPAPETASAAPDAAGGAAPADVAAPADVATTAPETSSAQSAAGSYDVPSEPASEVTAPIVESATEAPSDSAAPIGPAASEPAPAPIEAPATDAATLETAPAPAAEPAPAAEAAAGYDAPSSVPEETPAPAPAADETPAPAPAAEETPAPAPAAEETPAPAPAAEETPATAPAAEETPAPAPAADETPAPAPAAEETPAPAPAVEETPAPAPAVEETPAPAPAAEETPAPAPAAAEYAAPVAEETPAPAPAAEETPAPAQAAEETPAPAPAAEETPASAPAAEETPAPAPAAEEAPAPAPAAPETPAPAAEGAAAPAPIVSSGYDAAQSTDTVVASSAPATSSDASGATNYEGQQFAIQAARKKVRRAAFVGWGRA
- the R12C12.9 gene encoding Lysosomal cobalamin transporter (Confirmed by transcript evidence); amino-acid sequence: MGYVAKLFPPYYKYPVLVFLFCEFVYSAFVLAISEAYYKSAALILPIAYRIFDDTVKKNKPGFDWSPEEKEILEVYKLQMLFLWVISAIGVILCIFVMIPQFFDFNDKKGNPSHLCLVRRKLAWVMFLVIAVYVVVLGIAVFWAWTDGGAASKHFHTHFEGAEKEEIYITELEEAFDCESDDDQEVAEVTMCWEKVNKTFISHTWLDILFIAYISGHILVFLSLPFFNKKLFKDDDDVFIDEPASKLLED